GTCAAACACTTTCCAGTTTTCCCGGACCTGCGTCCCCCGGTGACCGTCTAAGGCCCAGATTCGGTGCCTGTCGGACTGAACCCGACCGCGTGGGGGAGGGTCGGCTTGGCGGCTCGGCCGGGTCAGTAGTGCTTCGGACTCGGTGGGCGAGAAGGGGCGTAGTGGCTACCGCAAGGTGACCCGGGTGTGGGGGCAGCCCCAGTTCCGCCGCTGGGTAACCCAGAAGGATCCCTGCCCGCGACTACTCACCCGTATCCGGCGTCCGCGACCGTAGGGCGCTCCGCTCCAGCCGCGGACATCCTCGGGTTCTTCGCCAGTCTGAGTTCCGGATAACGGAGGCCGGTCCAGGAACCAGGACGATGCCCCAATTCCTGGGCCGGCCGCGTAGCGTGTATTTGAAAGGGGTATCCAGATGACTGCCTAATGCCGGGCCTGGTCAGGGGCTTGTTCGGCTGGCGCCAGTTTAGGTGGTTTGTGAAGCTATTGTGAGGTTTAGGCCGACGCGCGGCGGCAGGCTACGCGGCGAGTCGATCCGCTCCGCGGGTCGGCGGGTGCCGCGGCGGCGCCAACAGCAGGCTGCCTCCACGGGCGCGTCGGCGGGGCGACCGCCAGGGTCCCGGGCCACCGGCGCGGCCCGTGGCCGGTTGGATGAGCGGCCTTGGGCGTTCCCGAGCGCGCCAGGTCGCGGTAGGTCGTCGGCGCGCAGCCCAGGGCGAGTTCGACGAGTCTGGCGAACAGAAGGCCCCGGTGGCGGGAGTTGCGGCGGTTCCAGCGGAAGGCGAACTCTGACGGGTATTCGGGGATGTGCTCGGATTGGACGCCGCCTTGGTGGGCGCCGAGCAGCCACCGGTCGCATAAAGAGAACACGCGGTGGACGGCGGGCAGCAGATCGTGGGCCGGCGGGGCGCGGGGAGCGGACTCGTTGCGCGGCTCGTGGACGTATCCGGCGGTCGCCCGCGTGTAGGCGGACAGCCCGTCTGTGATGATCCTGGAGCCGGGTTCGACGTGGGCGCGGATGGCTTTGCGCAGTTGGAAGGCCGACCGGTCGGGGACGACCGCGAGCCTGACCCTGCCGAATCTTTTGCCGCGCCCGGCGCGCTCGACGGCTGCGACCACGAGTTCCTTGCCGGTCTGCCCGCCGGCGCCGGGATGGACCCCGCCATGCAGCCGCTCGTCTACCTCCACGGTCCCGGACAGCTTCGCCTTCGGGGCGGCGTGGACCGCGGCCCGGCACTTGGCGAGCATAGTCCAGGCCGTCTGGTACGAGCCGACCGGCAGGACCCGGGACAGGGTCAGCGCGGACACGCCGTTGGCGGGCACGGCCATCAGCCACGCCGCCTCGAACCAGACACTCAACG
The sequence above is a segment of the Bifidobacteriaceae bacterium genome. Coding sequences within it:
- a CDS encoding IS1595 family transposase: LRWPDGFVCPWCGAGRGPRGKDGLRRCARCRRRVSATAGTVFQDTRTPLSVWFEAAWLMAVPANGVSALTLSRVLPVGSYQTAWTMLAKCRAAVHAAPKAKLSGTVEVDERLHGGVHPGAGGQTGKELVVAAVERAGRGKRFGRVRLAVVPDRSAFQLRKAIRAHVEPGSRIITDGLSAYTRATAGYVHEPRNESAPRAPPAHDLLPAVHRVFSLCDRWLLGAHQGGVQSEHIPEYPSEFAFRWNRRNSRHRGLLFARLVELALGCAPTTYRDLARSGTPKAAHPTGHGPRRWPGTLAVAPPTRPWRQPAVGAAAAPADPRSGSTRRVACRRASA